In Acidobacteriota bacterium, a genomic segment contains:
- a CDS encoding citrate synthase (catalyzes the formation of citrate from acetyl-CoA and oxaloacetate) — protein MSGLQDVVATSSAICFIDGDRGILSYCGYDIHDLAQSATFEEICFLLWHRRLPNRAELGDLHSQLAASRALPEGVVRLMRSLPPGDGMDALRTLTSALSHYDADASDNSPAANYRKAVRLTAQMGTLVASYGRMIQGGGLIAPDPALGQAANFLYMLKGERPDATSVRAFDIGLILHADHELNASTFAARVCAATLSDVHSAIVAGIGTLKGPLHGGANAEVMKMLLDLGEGASDERAEEYVRAKLARKEKISGFGHRVYRTEDPRATHLRRMSKELGERAGHPRWFQLSQRIEQVVTGEKKLFPNVDFYSASTYYTMGIPMDLYTPIFAVSRVSGWTAHVLEQLANNRLIRPRADYIGPPYPQPFIPRDER, from the coding sequence ACATCGTCGGCCATCTGTTTCATCGATGGCGATCGCGGGATCCTGTCGTACTGCGGGTACGACATCCACGACCTCGCGCAGTCGGCGACGTTCGAGGAGATCTGCTTCCTGCTGTGGCACCGGCGGCTGCCGAATCGAGCGGAGCTCGGCGACCTGCACTCGCAGCTCGCGGCCTCGCGCGCGCTGCCGGAGGGTGTCGTCCGCCTGATGCGGAGCCTGCCGCCGGGCGACGGGATGGACGCGCTGCGGACGCTGACGTCGGCGCTGTCGCACTACGACGCCGACGCGTCCGACAACAGTCCCGCGGCCAACTACAGGAAGGCCGTGCGCCTCACGGCGCAGATGGGCACGCTCGTGGCCAGCTACGGCCGGATGATCCAGGGCGGCGGACTCATCGCGCCGGATCCGGCGCTCGGCCAGGCGGCCAACTTCCTCTACATGCTGAAGGGCGAGCGGCCCGACGCGACGTCCGTGCGCGCGTTCGACATCGGCCTGATCCTGCACGCGGACCACGAGCTGAACGCGTCGACGTTCGCCGCACGCGTGTGCGCGGCCACGCTCAGTGACGTCCATTCCGCCATCGTCGCGGGCATCGGCACGCTGAAGGGGCCGCTGCACGGTGGCGCGAACGCCGAGGTCATGAAGATGCTGCTCGACCTCGGCGAGGGTGCATCTGACGAGCGCGCCGAGGAATACGTGCGCGCCAAGCTCGCGCGCAAGGAGAAGATCTCCGGCTTCGGACACCGCGTGTACCGCACCGAGGACCCGCGCGCCACCCACTTGCGACGCATGTCGAAGGAGCTAGGCGAGCGCGCCGGCCACCCGCGCTGGTTCCAGCTCTCCCAGCGGATCGAGCAGGTGGTGACGGGCGAGAAGAAGCTGTTCCCGAACGTCGACTTCTACTCGGCGTCCACGTACTACACCATGGGCATCCCCATGGATCTCTACACGCCGATTTTCGCGGTCAGCCGCGTGTCCGGCTGGACGGCCCACGTGCTGGAACAGCTGGCGAACAACCGCCTGATCCGCCCCCGCGCCGACTACATCGGCCCGCCGTACCCGCAGCCGTTCATTCCACGCGATGAGCGGTAG